Within Candidatus Edwardsbacteria bacterium, the genomic segment TTTCTGGACCTGGGCTTTCTGGACCTCAACCTGGCCCACGGCAGCGTGGGGATGATGAACAACCCCGGGGGCCTGGGGAGGACCGGGATCATGGACGTCACCGTGGCCGGCAGCCTGTCCAAGGACGCCAGCATGAGCACCGACATCAGGCTGATGGACAGCACCGAGGTGACCGGGGAACTGAATATACCCACCTACCTGACCCTGACCGACCAGGGCGGGTTGGATTACGTGGGGGTGGCCGGCAAGATGGGGCCCTTCGGGGTGGGCATCGCCTACCAGAGGAGCTTTGCCGTGGAGGCCGGGCTGGACAAGGCGGATATGGACATCTCCCAAAGGTTCAATTACGCCTACGATTATATCCTGACCAGCGACGCCAACGGGCTGCTGCCGGGAGGACTGGCGGTCCCGGTGACCTTCAACGTCTCGGCGGTCACCAACGTCCGCCTGAAGGGCAGCGGGGAGGCCCGGATCTCCAACCAGCCGATCTTCGTGGGAACCGGCACCAAATACGGTCCCATCAACATGGGGATGGGGTTTAAGGTGACCAGGATCGAGGCGCTGGCCAACACCAGCCTCAAGCTGTCCGGCAGCATCGACAGCCTCAGGGGGGAGCTGGATTCGGCCAATTACGGCGGCTCCAGCGTGATCTTTGACAACGTGGATATCTACGCCCCGTTCGGTGATTCCATCTTCTACAGCAAATTCTCCAGCGACCTCCAGGGGACCCAGTACAGCCTGGTGCTGGGCGGGAACATGGAACTGCCCATCGTCAAGCTGGGGATGTCCCTGGAAATGGGAATGCCCTACAAACTCTCCGGATATTACTTCAACAACTCGGGACTGCCCGAAGGCCAGCCGCTGCTGGACAGCATCAGCGTCAGCAGTCTGCAGTACGACAGCGCCAGCCAGACATTCACCGGCGATGTCAAACTCAATCTGGGCGGGGTGGAATACACCCGCAAGACCGCCGCCGACACCGGCGAGATCGAGCTTCCCGGGATGACCAGCCTGAAGGCCTCGCTGGGCTTTAAACTTTGGGGGCTGCGAATCGGGGCAACAGGTGGGATGGATATGATGACCGGGGAATGGCCCATGATCGGCAACGCCTACGCCTCGCTGGGCACCTCGCTGTCCATCAAACGCACCAGCTTAAGATTGGGGCTGGCCAGCCGCTGGCAATATCTGGTCATAGAAGATGACAAGTCCTATAAATCAGCACCTATGGTCATTCTGGGCGCCGGGGTGGGCATCCCCTTTCCCAAGGGCGAGCTGATGCTGGGCTCCCGGATCAACCTGGCCAACGGGTTATTAAGCACCTCCAATCTGGAGAAGATGGAGGACTTCAAGCCCTGGGAGACCATCGCCCTCAACGCCGGGATCAGGGTATCGATCTGAAATTAAAACACCGGCAGCAAACTCAAGAAATCATTTCCAGCCGTGACAAAGACCGGAGCTCCTGTGCCTGAATATATGTCCTCCGCTTTCTCTTTGAAGAGAAAGCTACAAAGAGAACTGTCGCTGCACCGCTGCCCGGTAGCCCTGAAACCAGCCGCCTAAATGTTTTGATCACGAAACCGGGCACCAGCAGGCAAAACATTCTTAACGGCGGCTTTTACCAGGCAGCAGCGCTGATGCGACCCGGGGCCCCGCCATCAGTGAAGCGGCGCACACTTAAGCCCCGATAAAGCAGTCATTGCGTCATAGACATCCTGCAAGTTCTGGTTCAATGAATGCCTGGGCGCAGGACTTACTGTCCGCAGAACTGGGCGAGGCAAAGATTTCCTTAGTTTGTCGAACAAGCAGACTGACTCAGGACGTGCCTTTGGTTACTTTCGGCGCCTGCCCTGAGAAAAACAACCCGCCTTGTTTGTGAAGGGTCATAAGAAAGTAACATTTAAGTTGCTGCAGACCCACTTTCAAAAATATTTAATGCCAATTACTTATTTATATGCATAACCTGACACGCCAGGGTTTCCCCATAATACTCTCCGCCCCGTCCGGGGCGGGCAAGACCAGCCTGTGCCGCAAGGTAGTGGAGAGGCATCCCGAGATCGTCTATTCCATATCGGTGACCTCCCGGCCGCCCCGCCCCAACGAGAAGCACGGGCAGGACTACCATTTCGTGTCGGCGGCCGATTTCGAGAAGATGCTGGAGAGCGACGCTCTGGTGGAATGGGCCATGGTCCACGACAATTATTACGGAACCCCCCGCAAGGACATCTCGGGCCAGCTGGATCAGGGGCGGGATGTGATCATGGACATCGATACCGTGGGGGCCCGGTCGGTCAAGAAGACATACCCCCAGGCGATCAGCATCTTCGTGATCCCGCCCTCCATCGAGGCCCTCAAGCAGAGGCTGATGAGCCGGGCCACCGACAGCGACGAGGTGATCAGCAAGCGTCTGAACAAGGCCCGGCTGGAGATGGAGCAGATCGGCGATTTCGACTACTGGCTGGTCAATGACGACCTCAGCCAGGCCATCGATGCGGTGGTGGCCATCATCCGGGCCGAGCGGCTCAGGCTTTCCAGGTACAACAAGGACGAGATCATAAAAATAATATAAAATCTTTAAGGAGACCGGCAATGGCTTTCATCCCCATCGAAGAGCTGAGCGAAGGCATGGAGAACAAATACATGGCGGTCCTGGTGGCCGCCAAGGAGGCCCGGCGCCTCAACGACAAACGGAGGATGGGCCGGATGGACATGGCCCTCAAGCCCATCTCGCTGGCCCTGGAGCGGCTGAGGGACCACAAGGTGGAATTCCACGGCAATGACTAAAGCCCCCAACATAGTGTTGGGGGTGACCGGCAGCATCGCCGCCTACAAGGCCCTGGACCTGGTCGGCCGCCTGAGGAAGAAAGGCTGCCGGGTGACGGTGATCATGACCGGCAATGCCTGCCAGCTGGTGGGCCCGGCCTCATTCGAAGCCCTGTCTGGCAACCCGGTGGCCCGGGAACTGTTTCCGGATTCCAAGCCGCAGAATATCGAACACATATCCCTGGCCCAGCTGGCCGATGTGCTGGCGATAGTGCCGGCCTCGGCCAATTTTATCGCCAAGGCCGCCGCCGGCATCGCCGACGACCTGCTGACCACGGTGGCCCTGGCCGTCAAGGCCCCGGTGCTCTTGGCCCCGGCCATGAATGTCAATATGTGGCAGAACCGGATCGTCCGCCAGAATGTCAAGCGCCTTACGGATAACGGCTGGCGGATGGTGGAGCCGGAATCAGGCCGGCTGGCCTGCGGCACGGAGGGCAGCGGCCGGCTGGCTTCGCTGGATAATATTGAGAATGAAATCCTTGGCCTGCTGGGCTGGAAGGATGATTACCGGGACATTCCGCTGATCATCACCGCCGGGCGGACCGAGGAACCCTGGGACCCGGTGAGGTTCATCTCCAACCGCTCATCCGGCAAAATGGGCATGGCCCTGGCCGAACAGGCCGCCCGCCGGGGGGCCAAAGTGACGTTGATATCCGGCCCGGCCGATGTCCCGGCTCCGCAGGTATTCAAACATATAACGGTTAATACCGCCGCCCAGATGAGCCAGGCGGTGCTTAAAGAACTGCCCTATAACCGGGCATTGATCATGGCGGCGGCGGTGGCGGACTACGCCCCAAAAAATATCGCCTCCGGCAAGCTCAAGAAAACAAATGACGACGATATGACTTTGATCCTTAAAAAGAATCCCGATATAATCCAACTGGCCGCAGGCAGGCGAAAAGCCGGGACGGTGCTGGTGGGTTTCGCCCTGGAGACGGATAACCTGATAGCCAACGCCCGGAAGAAGCTGTCCGCCAAAAAACTGGATCTGATCGTGGCCAACCCGGCCAAAACGCTGTCCAGCGAAAACATCCAGGCAGTGATCATCGATAAAAAAGGGAAGGCCGCCAAATTCCCCCCGATGCCGAAATCCAACCTGGCGGGGCTGATCCTGGACCGGACCATCAAATTGATAGGAGCCGATAAGTGACCTCAACCATGGCCATCAGCCGGCTCAGGAAATATCTCCTCCAGGAGCAGGAGCAGGGCGTCAGCGAACTGGTGCTGAGCAAAAAGCCGGTGATATCTGGCTCCGGCAGGAACGGGGCCCTGGCCCGCTACCAAAAGGAGATCTCCGGCTGCACCAAATGCCCGCTGTCCAAGACCCGCACCAACTTCGTCTTCGGCGACGGGGATCCCCAAGCCGACATGGTCTTCGTGGGCGAGGCCCCGGGCCATGATGAGGACCTGCAGGGAAAACCATTCGTGGGCGCCGCCGGGCAGCTGCTGACCAAGATCATCGAGGCCATCAAGCTGGACCGCTCCCAGGTGTATATCTGCAACATCCTCAAGTGCCGCCCGCCGGGCAACCGCAACCCGGAGCCCCGGGAGATCGAGATGTGCGAGCCCTATCTGGTCAGGCAGCTGGAGCTGATAAAACCCAAGGTGATCTGCGCCCTGGGCACCTTCGCCGCCCAGACCCTGCTGAAAAGCACCACCCCGATCTCAAAGCTGCGGGGCCAGATCCACTACTATCACGATATAAAGCTGGTGCCCACCTTCCATCCGGCGGCCCTGCTGCGGAACCCGGCCTGGAAGCGGCAGACCTGGGAGGACGTCCAGTTGGTAAGAAAGATATACGATCAGGAAAGGTCCGATGGCCGATAGCAACAACATGATAGAGAGGCTGCCGCCCCAGTCGCAGGACGCCGAGATGGCGGTGCTGGGATCGATGCTGTTGTCGCCCGAGGCCGTCTCCCGGTCGGTGGAGATCATCAGCGACGAGGAGAATTTCTACTCCTCGGCCCACCGCAAGATATTCCGGGGCATCATCAACCTCTACGAGAAGAACCAGCCGGCCGACCTGGTGACGGTGGCCGACGAACTGCGGCGCCTTAAGTGGCTGGACGATGCCGGGGGCCCGGTCTACCTCACCCGGCTGGTGGAGAGCGTGGCCACCGCGGCCAATGTCGATTATTACGCCCGGATCGTGCTGGAGAAGGCGGTGGTGCGCCGGCTGATCAACTCCGCCACCCAGATCGTTACCTCCTGCTACGAGGCCAGCGAGACCGCCGAGGAACTGCTGGACCGCGCCGAACAGCTGATATTCTCCATCAAGGAGAAGCGCCTTCGCAAGCATCTGATGCCGCTGGGCTCCTTCATCAAGGACAGCTTCGAGATGGTGGAGAAGATGTACAAGGAGAAGCGGCACATCACCGGGGTGGAGACCGGTTTTGCCGACCTGGACGAGATGACCTCCGGAATGCAGAAGGGGGACCTGGTCATCGTCGGGGCCCGCCCCTCGGTGGGGAAGACCGCTTTCGCCCTGAACATCGCCCAGCATGCCGCCATAACCAACAAGATACCGGTGGCGGTATTCAGCCTGGAGATGTCCAAGGAACAGCTGGTCATCCGCCTGCTGTGCTCCGAGGCCCGGGTGCCGGGGCACAAGGTGCGCAGCGGCTATCTCTCCCAGCAGGATTTTACCAAGCTGGTTTCGGCCGCCGGCCTGCTGCATGAGGCCCCGATATACATCGACGAGAGTTCCAGCTCCAGCCCCCTGGAGATCAGGGCCAAGGCCCGGCGGCTCAAGTCCGAGGTGGACCTGGGGCTGATCATCGTGGATTATCTCCAGCTGATGCGGGGCTCCAATTACCGTTCCGAGAACCGCCAGCAGGAGATCTCCGAGATATCCCGTTCCCTCAAGGCCCTGGCCAAGGAGCTGGATGTCCCGGTGATGGCCCTCTCCCAGCTGTCCCGCATCTCCGAACAGCGGGGCCAGGACTCCCGTCCCATCCTGTCCGACCTGCGCGAGTCGGGGGCCATCGAGCAGGACGCCGATGTGGTGCTGTTCCTGCACCGCCAGAAGGGCGTCTACAAGGACAAGGAGGAACGGAGCCAGTCCGAGCAGACGGACGCCGACAGCGCCGAGCTGATAATCGCCAAGCAGAGGAACGGCCCCACCGGAAAGTTCAACCTGACCTTCCTCAAGGAGTACACCCGGTTCGAGAACCAGACCCAGGAGCAGAGAACCGATCCGTTCTAAATTTCTCTGCCCTTTCTGACCGGGCAGACCCCACCCACACTCCCTCCCCGCAGCGGGGAGGGAAGC encodes:
- the gmk gene encoding guanylate kinase, with amino-acid sequence MHNLTRQGFPIILSAPSGAGKTSLCRKVVERHPEIVYSISVTSRPPRPNEKHGQDYHFVSAADFEKMLESDALVEWAMVHDNYYGTPRKDISGQLDQGRDVIMDIDTVGARSVKKTYPQAISIFVIPPSIEALKQRLMSRATDSDEVISKRLNKARLEMEQIGDFDYWLVNDDLSQAIDAVVAIIRAERLRLSRYNKDEIIKII
- the rpoZ gene encoding DNA-directed RNA polymerase subunit omega, which gives rise to MAFIPIEELSEGMENKYMAVLVAAKEARRLNDKRRMGRMDMALKPISLALERLRDHKVEFHGND
- the coaBC gene encoding bifunctional phosphopantothenoylcysteine decarboxylase/phosphopantothenate--cysteine ligase CoaBC; this encodes MTKAPNIVLGVTGSIAAYKALDLVGRLRKKGCRVTVIMTGNACQLVGPASFEALSGNPVARELFPDSKPQNIEHISLAQLADVLAIVPASANFIAKAAAGIADDLLTTVALAVKAPVLLAPAMNVNMWQNRIVRQNVKRLTDNGWRMVEPESGRLACGTEGSGRLASLDNIENEILGLLGWKDDYRDIPLIITAGRTEEPWDPVRFISNRSSGKMGMALAEQAARRGAKVTLISGPADVPAPQVFKHITVNTAAQMSQAVLKELPYNRALIMAAAVADYAPKNIASGKLKKTNDDDMTLILKKNPDIIQLAAGRRKAGTVLVGFALETDNLIANARKKLSAKKLDLIVANPAKTLSSENIQAVIIDKKGKAAKFPPMPKSNLAGLILDRTIKLIGADK
- a CDS encoding uracil-DNA glycosylase; amino-acid sequence: MTSTMAISRLRKYLLQEQEQGVSELVLSKKPVISGSGRNGALARYQKEISGCTKCPLSKTRTNFVFGDGDPQADMVFVGEAPGHDEDLQGKPFVGAAGQLLTKIIEAIKLDRSQVYICNILKCRPPGNRNPEPREIEMCEPYLVRQLELIKPKVICALGTFAAQTLLKSTTPISKLRGQIHYYHDIKLVPTFHPAALLRNPAWKRQTWEDVQLVRKIYDQERSDGR
- the dnaB gene encoding replicative DNA helicase, which translates into the protein MADSNNMIERLPPQSQDAEMAVLGSMLLSPEAVSRSVEIISDEENFYSSAHRKIFRGIINLYEKNQPADLVTVADELRRLKWLDDAGGPVYLTRLVESVATAANVDYYARIVLEKAVVRRLINSATQIVTSCYEASETAEELLDRAEQLIFSIKEKRLRKHLMPLGSFIKDSFEMVEKMYKEKRHITGVETGFADLDEMTSGMQKGDLVIVGARPSVGKTAFALNIAQHAAITNKIPVAVFSLEMSKEQLVIRLLCSEARVPGHKVRSGYLSQQDFTKLVSAAGLLHEAPIYIDESSSSSPLEIRAKARRLKSEVDLGLIIVDYLQLMRGSNYRSENRQQEISEISRSLKALAKELDVPVMALSQLSRISEQRGQDSRPILSDLRESGAIEQDADVVLFLHRQKGVYKDKEERSQSEQTDADSAELIIAKQRNGPTGKFNLTFLKEYTRFENQTQEQRTDPF